GCCTTGTTGAAAGATCCCTGGAACGGTCCTTGGAGAATCGTGGTCATTTATAAAGCTATCTTATTTATCCAGAAGCTTTTAAAAATTATTGTTAAAAATTTTCCTAGCTTTAAAAAAGGGTTGCTCTAAATTACTATTGTTAAAAGCTATATCTATCTGAACCCTTTTTGCCTAGATGTTATGGGAGCTTATTTTTTCAGGTAGCATCTCACCAATCTAAAATAACTTTTCCGGATTGGCCTGACATCATCACCTCAAAGCCCTTTTCAAATTCGTCAATAGGGTAGTGGTGAGTAATGAGCGGTTCTATTTCAAGGCCGCTCTCCAATAAATTAACCATTTTAAACCAGCTAGAAAAAATTTCTCTTCCATAAATGCCTTTGATGGTCAGCATTTTAAAGATAACAAGGTCCCAGTCAATCAAGCATTCGGCAGGTAAAATACCTAGCAAAGCAATCTTTCCACCATGATGAGCATTTTCCAAAAGTGTTTTTAAACCATCAGGGTGCCCGGACATTTCCATACCCACCGTAAAGCCATTCTGAATACCTAGCTTTTCCATCATCTCTTTTAAAGAAGTATTAGCCACATTGACTGTTGTTTGCGCACCTAGCTTTTTGGCGAGCTTTAAACGATATTCATTCACATCCGTAATGACTACTTGGTGAGCTCCAGCTTTCGCGGCGATGGCAGCTGCCATAATACCTATAGGCCCGGCACCAGTAATAAGAACATCTTCGCCGGTAAGATCAAAAGTAAGTGCAGTATGGACTGCATTTCCATAAGGATCGAAAATTGAGGCTACATTATCTTTAATAGAAGAAGGAAGGGGAAAAACATTCTCGGCGGGAATATTAAAGTATTCAGCAAAACAGCCATGGCGATGAACGCCTACCCCTAAAGTGTTTATACATAAATGCTTTTGACCTTTAAGGCAGGAAATGCAGCTGCTACAGGTAATGTGTCCCTCTCCGCTCACCCGATCACCTACTTTAAGGCCTTTAACATTCTTACCTATCGCTGCGATTTCTCCCATGTACTCATGCCCGACTACCATAGGTACAGGAATTGTCTTCTGCGCCCAGGCGTCCCATTTATAAATATGAATATCCGTACCGCAAATGGAAGTTTTATGTGTTTTAATTAATACCTCATCCTCTTTAATGGTCGGGATGGGCACATCTTCCATCCATAGACCTTCTTTACGGTAACTCTTAACTAAAGCTTTCATGATGACCTTACATATATGAATTTAAAAGACAGAGATGTTAGATGATTTTAAATTCTTTGCCAACATTTTCAAATGCTTGTATGGCCATATCTAATTCTTCTTTATGGTGAGCTGCTGACATTTGCGTACGTATACGTGCTTGGCCTTGCGGGACCACGGGATAGCAAAACCCTATAACATATACGCCCTGCTCTAACATACGAGCAGCCATTTGCTGAGCTAAAACTGCATCGCCTATCATGACAGGAATAATAGGATGTTCACCAGGTAAGAGCTTAAATCCTAACTTTGTCATTTTTTCGCGGAAATAGAGGCTATTCTCTTTTAATTTTCTCCTTAAGTTTTGGCCATTTTCTACGATTTCTAGGCATTTTATAGAAGCATAAGCAATTGCAGGTGCTAGGGTATTAGAAAAAAGATAAGGTCGTGACCGCTGCCTTAACCATTCAATAATTTCTTTGCGTCCTGAAGTGTAGCCTCCCGAAGCACCCCCTAAAGCTTTTCCCAAAGTACCGGTAATAATATCTACCCGTCCGATAACTTCGCAATGTTCTGGTGTGCCGCCTCCTTTCTCCCCTAAGAAACCTACAGCATGCGAATCATCTACCATAACAATAGCATTATATTGGTCTGCTAGTTCGCAAATTGCTTTTAAGTTAGCAATGCTGCCATCCATAGAAAATACACCATCGGTAGCAATCATTTTAAATCGACACTCTTTAGCCTCTATTAATTGTCTTTCTAGATCTTCTATATCATTGTTTTGATAGCGTAAACGTTTGGCTTTACAAAGCCTTATTCCATCGATAATGCTAGCATGATTTAAAGCATCGCTAATAACAGCATCTTCACTACCTAAAAGAGTTTCAAAAAGGCCTCCATTGGCATCGAAACATGAAGAATAAAGAATGGTGTCTTCGGTTTTCAAAAAATGGGAAATTTTATTTTCCAGCGCACGATGTACGCTTTGCGTGCCACAAATAAAACGTACCGAAGACAAACCATATCCATATTTATCATAGCTTTCTTGAGCGGCCTTAATGATTTGTTGATTATTAGCTAGGCCAAGGTAGTTATTGGCACAAAGATTTAGCACTTTATTCCCATCAGCTAGGGTAATGGTAGCTTGCTGAGGAGAAATAATTTCAGATTCTTTTTTGTAGAGACCCGTGTTTTTAAGTTGTTCAATTTGCTGTTTGAGATTTTTTAGAAAAGATTTATCCATAAAGTACTCCGTTTTTAACAGAATAACATTTCTATATATCTACTGACAAGCAGATCGTAGAAGTGGAAATATAAAGAGGGTTGGTAGAGTAAAAAGAGGCGAGGCTGGCAAGAATATACTTAACTTAAGTCAAAAGCTTAAAAATTTACTTTCCTTAACTCTTGTGGAAAAGATCGTTTTATTAATAAGCTAATTTTTTGATGCTTACCTTTATAGTAAACGGTCA
This genomic interval from Neochlamydia sp. AcF84 contains the following:
- the tdh gene encoding L-threonine 3-dehydrogenase, with translation MKALVKSYRKEGLWMEDVPIPTIKEDEVLIKTHKTSICGTDIHIYKWDAWAQKTIPVPMVVGHEYMGEIAAIGKNVKGLKVGDRVSGEGHITCSSCISCLKGQKHLCINTLGVGVHRHGCFAEYFNIPAENVFPLPSSIKDNVASIFDPYGNAVHTALTFDLTGEDVLITGAGPIGIMAAAIAAKAGAHQVVITDVNEYRLKLAKKLGAQTTVNVANTSLKEMMEKLGIQNGFTVGMEMSGHPDGLKTLLENAHHGGKIALLGILPAECLIDWDLVIFKMLTIKGIYGREIFSSWFKMVNLLESGLEIEPLITHHYPIDEFEKGFEVMMSGQSGKVILDW
- a CDS encoding glycine C-acetyltransferase; the encoded protein is MDKSFLKNLKQQIEQLKNTGLYKKESEIISPQQATITLADGNKVLNLCANNYLGLANNQQIIKAAQESYDKYGYGLSSVRFICGTQSVHRALENKISHFLKTEDTILYSSCFDANGGLFETLLGSEDAVISDALNHASIIDGIRLCKAKRLRYQNNDIEDLERQLIEAKECRFKMIATDGVFSMDGSIANLKAICELADQYNAIVMVDDSHAVGFLGEKGGGTPEHCEVIGRVDIITGTLGKALGGASGGYTSGRKEIIEWLRQRSRPYLFSNTLAPAIAYASIKCLEIVENGQNLRRKLKENSLYFREKMTKLGFKLLPGEHPIIPVMIGDAVLAQQMAARMLEQGVYVIGFCYPVVPQGQARIRTQMSAAHHKEELDMAIQAFENVGKEFKII